Sequence from the Curtobacterium sp. MCLR17_007 genome:
GCCTCGACGTCGACCTGGAGCACCGACCCGTTCGGCCGTGTGCTGCACTTCGGCATCCGTGAGCACGCCATGGGCGCGATCCTCAACGGCATCGTCCTGCACGGCAACACGCGCCCCTTCGGTGGCACGTTCCTGATCTTCAGCGACTACATGCGCCCGGCGGTCCGTCTCGCCGCGCTCATGAAGGCGCCGGCGGTCTACGTCTGGACGCACGACTCCATCGCCCTCGGCGAGGACGGCCCCACCCACCAGCCGATCGAGCAGCTCACGGCACTCCGCGCGATCCCGGGTCTCGACGTCGTCCGCCCGGCCGACGCCAACGAGGTCGCGTACGCGTGGCTGACGGTCCTGTCGCACACCGACCGCCCGGCCGGTCTGGCGCTCAGCCGCCAGAACCTCCCGGTGTTCGAGCGTGGCGAGGGCGATGCCTCCGGCGAGACCCTCGCGTCCGCCAAGAACGTCGCGAAGGGCGCGTACGTGCTCGCCGAGGCGCCGAACGGCACCCCGGACGTCATCCTCATCGGCTCCGGCTCCGAGGTGCAGATCGCGATCGACGCGCGCGAGCAGCTCAAGGGCGAGGGCATCAACGCCCGCGTCGTGTCGGCGCCGTCGCTCGAGTGGTTCTTCGAGCAGGACGACGCCTACCGCGAGTCGGTGCTCCCGTCCTCGGTCAAGGCCCGCGTGTCGGTCGAGGCCGGCATCGGCATGAGCTGGCGCGACATCGTCGGCGACGCCGGTCGCAGCGTCTCGATCGAGCACTTCGGCGCCTCGGCGGACTACCAGACGCTGTACAACGAGTTCGGCTTCACCACCGAGCACGTCGTCGCAGCCGCGAAGGAAACCATCGCAGCAGCATCCTGAGTCGTGAGGGCCGGGTCCGGTACACGGGCCCGGCCCTCCGCACGGGAGGCTCCGGGCGGCTCCGCACGTCACCTCCCGTCTTCAGGGGCTCGCCCCACAGACCCCGACGCACCAAGTCGACGAAAGAAGAGAAACACATGGCTGACACCACCCCCACCGAAGCGCTCTCCGCCACCGGCGTGAGCATCTGGCTCGACGACCTGTCCCGCGAACTGCTCGAGACCGGTCGTCTCGAGAACCTCATCAAGGACCGCAACGTCGTCGGCGTGACGACCAACCCGACGATCTTCGCGTCGGCCCTCGCCAAGGGCGAGCGCTACGACGCCCAGGTCAAGGAGCTCGCGGCGAAGGACACCGACGTCACCGAGGCGATCTTCGAGATCACCACGCAGGACGTCGCCAACGCCTCCGACGTCTTCAAGGCGATCTACGACGACACCAAGGGCTTCGACGGCCGCGTGTCGATCGAGGTCGAGCCGGGCCTGGCGCACGAGACCGCCAAGACCATCGAGCAGGCCAAGTTCCTGTTCGAGAAGGTCGGCCGCGAGAACGTCCTCATCAAGATCCCCGCGACGATCGAGGGCCTCGAGGCGATCACCGAGGTCATCGGCGCCGGCATCTCGGTCAACGTCACGCTGATCTTCTCGCTCGAGCGCTACCGCGCCGTCATCGACGCCTACCTCGGCGGTCTCGAGAAGGCCAAGGCCGCTGGCCACGACCTGTCGAAGATCCACTCGGTGGCGTCGTTCTTCGTGTCGCG
This genomic interval carries:
- the tal gene encoding transaldolase; this encodes MADTTPTEALSATGVSIWLDDLSRELLETGRLENLIKDRNVVGVTTNPTIFASALAKGERYDAQVKELAAKDTDVTEAIFEITTQDVANASDVFKAIYDDTKGFDGRVSIEVEPGLAHETAKTIEQAKFLFEKVGRENVLIKIPATIEGLEAITEVIGAGISVNVTLIFSLERYRAVIDAYLGGLEKAKAAGHDLSKIHSVASFFVSRVDSEIDKRLDAVGTDEAKALKSKAGIANAQLAYQVWTQAFASERALGLLEAGANTQRPLWASTGVKDPSLPDTLYVTELAAPNTVNTMPGKTLEATFDHGEIHGDAIAGQYDDANRVMDQLAAQGIDYDDVVALLEKEGVDKFNVSWGELVDTVKTALENAKK